A window of the Parasedimentitalea psychrophila genome harbors these coding sequences:
- a CDS encoding sulfotransferase family protein, translating into MRLAKSGPQPIFPPRGYIIGAPKCGTTALAQYLSEHPQVAFSKPKEPHYFANDLPGLQRTQDLKLYRSFFAPTNKTRLLMEASVWYLYSQTAVRAIRQARPDARFIVMLRNPVRMLPSLHRQLVNAFDEDEQDFETAWRLSDLRARGQQIPNRCRAPATLIYKHTAAFGEMLDRLWSEVPRDRTLVLFQEDMQADTAAVYRRALAFLGLDDDARQVFPRVNAAKRPRSRLLSYTIARGGALRQLVSRPIKTAFGIKSLGVTKRLKQANSVPLSKISLRPEFEQEIAQHYADELRQLAALFKGQIPRQFGWPPQDKPAAPTQPAQISTQDED; encoded by the coding sequence ATGCGACTTGCAAAATCAGGCCCTCAACCGATCTTTCCCCCTCGGGGATATATCATTGGAGCACCAAAATGCGGCACCACGGCGCTGGCACAATACCTCTCAGAACACCCTCAGGTAGCATTCAGCAAGCCAAAAGAGCCGCATTATTTCGCCAATGACCTGCCGGGGCTGCAGCGCACCCAAGACCTCAAACTGTATCGTTCGTTCTTTGCCCCCACCAACAAGACCCGGCTGCTGATGGAGGCCTCGGTGTGGTATCTCTATTCACAGACGGCGGTCCGCGCCATTCGGCAAGCGCGCCCGGACGCCCGCTTTATTGTCATGCTGCGAAATCCGGTGCGGATGCTGCCGTCGCTGCATCGCCAACTGGTGAACGCCTTCGACGAGGACGAGCAGGATTTCGAGACTGCCTGGCGCCTGTCGGACCTTCGCGCCCGGGGCCAGCAGATCCCCAATCGGTGCCGGGCGCCTGCCACATTGATTTACAAACACACAGCCGCGTTCGGCGAGATGCTGGACCGCCTGTGGTCCGAGGTTCCTCGCGACAGAACTCTGGTGCTGTTCCAGGAAGATATGCAGGCGGATACCGCAGCGGTCTATCGCCGCGCCCTAGCGTTCCTGGGTCTTGACGACGACGCCCGGCAGGTCTTTCCCCGGGTCAATGCAGCCAAGAGGCCCCGGTCCAGGCTATTGAGCTATACCATCGCCCGCGGCGGCGCGCTGCGCCAGCTGGTCTCGCGTCCGATCAAGACGGCATTCGGGATAAAATCCCTCGGGGTTACCAAGCGTCTGAAACAGGCGAATTCCGTCCCACTCAGCAAGATATCTTTGCGGCCAGAGTTTGAGCAGGAGATCGCCCAGCATTACGCCGACGAGCTTCGCCAGCTGGCGGCGCTATTTAAGGGTCAGATCCCTAGGCAATTTGGCTGGCCACCGCAGGACAAACCAGCGGCGCCAACACAGCCTGCGCAGATCAGCACGCAAGACGAGGACTAA
- a CDS encoding sugar transferase yields the protein MSYKKSELALRRYMFWGGDAKLAHQAQPEAPQSKALETVGQMAKTTPEYVVKKGEAGAVSGAPARSRQNRRATFGFLPRSERLHRLYNAALAGGLLVLALPLIGFISLLVYLTQGRPIFYRGLRTGQRGRPFEILKFRTLDTATAAMLTKDRVLPNGSGLETPLGGFLRETRLDELPQLLNVLRGDMNICGPRPVRPEIANMHRSKIRNYDARFNVKPGLLGPAQAFMGHGTPKAVRARLNAAMCSSPVSYQREFEMILLVPSCVIARAFSIFMNKLLAIGRKADAHHAVGNLAAETGVDVQYRCGGSGLYPVLRIDETHILLSEGCVAGSGALIITLPNGVKRMARICSERKVLGATGQWVLRYQPVSDYSHHILERYLLQRVVVPHHSHFLPGRLIRALRRKFGRIGRSPGLATLPEQRAKR from the coding sequence GTGTCCTATAAGAAAAGCGAACTTGCACTTCGACGCTACATGTTTTGGGGCGGTGACGCGAAACTGGCACATCAGGCCCAACCAGAAGCGCCGCAGTCAAAGGCTTTGGAGACGGTCGGCCAAATGGCCAAAACTACTCCCGAATATGTGGTTAAGAAAGGCGAGGCTGGCGCGGTGAGTGGCGCGCCTGCCCGATCGCGGCAAAACCGGCGCGCGACATTCGGCTTCCTGCCGCGCTCGGAACGGCTGCACCGGCTGTATAATGCGGCGCTGGCGGGCGGTCTGCTCGTGCTGGCGCTGCCTCTGATCGGGTTCATCAGCCTGTTGGTCTATCTCACCCAGGGGCGGCCCATTTTCTACCGTGGGCTGCGAACCGGCCAGCGCGGCAGGCCCTTCGAGATCCTGAAATTCCGCACTCTGGATACCGCGACTGCGGCGATGCTCACCAAGGACCGGGTTCTGCCCAATGGATCTGGGCTGGAGACCCCATTGGGCGGTTTTCTCAGGGAGACACGGCTCGACGAGCTGCCACAGCTGCTGAACGTCCTCAGAGGCGACATGAATATCTGCGGTCCGCGCCCGGTCCGCCCCGAAATAGCCAATATGCACCGATCCAAAATTCGCAACTATGACGCGCGTTTCAATGTCAAACCCGGCCTGCTTGGTCCGGCCCAGGCCTTCATGGGGCACGGCACCCCAAAAGCGGTCCGCGCCCGCTTGAACGCGGCCATGTGCAGCAGTCCGGTGAGCTACCAGCGAGAGTTCGAGATGATACTCTTGGTGCCCTCTTGCGTCATCGCCAGGGCCTTCTCCATCTTCATGAACAAGCTGTTGGCGATTGGCCGGAAAGCTGATGCTCACCACGCGGTGGGCAATCTTGCCGCTGAGACTGGCGTCGATGTGCAGTACCGCTGTGGCGGCTCGGGGCTCTATCCGGTGCTGCGGATCGACGAGACGCATATCCTGCTTTCCGAGGGCTGTGTGGCCGGGTCCGGCGCGTTGATTATCACCCTTCCCAATGGCGTCAAACGGATGGCCAGGATCTGCTCTGAGCGCAAGGTTCTGGGCGCCACCGGCCAATGGGTGCTGCGCTACCAACCGGTCAGCGACTATTCCCACCACATTCTCGAGCGCTACCTGTTGCAGCGCGTCGTGGTGCCGCATCATTCACATTTCCTGCCCGGCCGCCTGATCCGAGCGTTGCGCAGAAAATTCGGACGTATCGGCCGCAGTCCGGGTCTTGCAACCTTACCGGAGCAGCGCGCCAAGAGGTAA